In Streptomyces sp. SLBN-118, the following are encoded in one genomic region:
- the ureA gene encoding urease subunit gamma, producing MRLTPTERDRLLIFGAAELARARRARGLRLNVPEATAIVADTVCEAARDGRRLAEAIEAARGVLGPDDVLPGVADVVTEVHVEAVFDDGSRLAVVSSPIGGGGLGAGAPGAVLPGPAGAEPEPALRLPVRNTAAVPVSVTSHFHFFEANPRLDFDRAAAYGMRLSVPAGSSVRFDPGAEAEVGLLPIGGDRIAIGFAGLVDGPLDAPGAKEEALRRAAACGYRGAEGA from the coding sequence GTGCGACTGACCCCGACCGAGCGGGACCGGCTGCTGATCTTCGGCGCCGCCGAACTGGCCCGGGCCCGCCGGGCACGCGGCCTGAGGCTCAACGTCCCCGAGGCCACCGCGATCGTCGCGGACACCGTCTGCGAGGCCGCGCGCGACGGACGCAGGCTCGCCGAGGCGATCGAGGCCGCGCGCGGCGTGCTGGGCCCCGACGACGTCCTCCCCGGTGTGGCGGACGTGGTCACCGAGGTCCATGTGGAGGCCGTCTTCGACGACGGCTCACGGCTCGCCGTGGTCTCCAGCCCGATTGGCGGCGGCGGTCTGGGAGCCGGCGCACCCGGTGCGGTCCTGCCCGGCCCCGCCGGCGCCGAGCCCGAGCCCGCCCTGCGGCTCCCCGTGCGCAACACCGCGGCCGTCCCCGTCAGCGTCACCTCGCACTTCCACTTCTTCGAGGCGAACCCCCGGCTCGACTTCGACCGGGCCGCGGCCTACGGCATGCGCCTGAGCGTTCCCGCCGGATCCTCGGTCCGCTTCGACCCGGGCGCCGAGGCCGAGGTCGGCCTGCTGCCCATCGGCGGCGACCGGATCGCGATCGGCTTCGCCGGACTGGTCGACGGCCCGCTGGACGCGCCGGGCGCGAAGGAAGAGGCCCTGCGGCGCGCGGCGGCCTGCGGCTACCGAGGAGCGGAGGGCGCCTGA
- a CDS encoding branched-chain amino acid aminotransferase, producing MTTPTIELKPSSHPLSDAEREAILVNPGFGRHFTDHMVTIKWTEGRGWHDAELVPYAPLSIDPANMTLHYAQEIFEGLKAYRRPDGSVVTFRPEANAERFQRSARRLAMPELPVETFIAACDALVQQDSAWVPAHGGEESLYLRPFMIATEVGLGVRPANEYLFIVIASPAGAYFPGGVKPVSIWLSEDRVRAVPGGMGDAKTGGNYAASLLAQAEAAAKGCDQVAYLDAVEHKWVEELGGMNLYFVYGNRIVTPELTGSLLAGITRDSLLNLAKDLGYESEESRVSIDQWKADTENGTLTEVFACGTAAVITPVGLVKSAGGEWKQSGGQPGEVTLKLRKALLDIQTGKAEDVHGWTHQLG from the coding sequence ATGACGACGCCCACGATCGAGCTCAAGCCCTCCTCGCACCCGCTGTCCGACGCGGAGCGCGAGGCGATCCTGGTCAACCCCGGATTCGGCCGCCACTTCACCGACCACATGGTGACGATCAAGTGGACGGAGGGGCGTGGCTGGCACGACGCGGAGCTCGTCCCGTACGCGCCGCTGTCGATCGATCCGGCCAATATGACGCTGCACTACGCGCAGGAGATCTTCGAGGGCCTCAAGGCCTACCGCCGCCCCGACGGCTCCGTCGTGACCTTCCGCCCGGAGGCCAACGCCGAGCGCTTCCAGAGGTCGGCCCGCCGCCTGGCGATGCCGGAGCTGCCGGTCGAGACCTTCATCGCGGCCTGTGACGCACTGGTCCAGCAGGACAGCGCCTGGGTGCCCGCACACGGCGGCGAGGAGTCGCTGTACCTGCGCCCGTTCATGATCGCCACCGAGGTCGGCCTGGGCGTGCGCCCGGCCAACGAGTACCTCTTCATCGTGATCGCCTCACCCGCCGGCGCGTACTTCCCCGGCGGCGTCAAGCCGGTCTCCATCTGGCTGTCCGAGGACCGTGTGCGCGCCGTCCCCGGCGGCATGGGCGACGCCAAGACCGGCGGCAACTACGCCGCGTCCCTGCTCGCCCAGGCCGAGGCCGCCGCGAAGGGCTGCGACCAGGTCGCCTACCTCGACGCCGTGGAGCACAAGTGGGTCGAGGAACTGGGAGGCATGAACCTGTACTTCGTGTACGGGAACCGCATCGTGACCCCCGAGCTCACCGGCTCGCTGCTCGCCGGCATCACCCGTGACTCGCTCCTCAATCTCGCCAAGGACCTCGGCTACGAGTCGGAGGAGAGCCGCGTCTCCATCGACCAGTGGAAGGCCGACACCGAGAACGGCACGCTCACCGAGGTCTTCGCCTGCGGCACGGCCGCGGTCATCACCCCGGTCGGCCTGGTCAAGTCCGCGGGCGGCGAGTGGAAGCAGTCCGGCGGGCAGCCGGGCGAGGTCACGCTGAAGCTGCGCAAGGCGCTGCTGGACATCCAGACGGGCAAGGCCGAGGACGTCCACGGCTGGACCCACCAGCTGGGCTGA
- a CDS encoding 3-isopropylmalate dehydrogenase, protein MSRSINLAVIPGDGIGQEVVAQGLKVLRAVLPQDVKLETKEYDLGARRWHRTGETLPDAELDSLKNHDAILLGAIGDPSVPSGVLERGLLLKLRFAFDHYVNLRPSKLFPNTATPLAGRPDIDFVVVREGTEGPYTGNGGSLRTGTEHEVATEVSLNTAFGVERVVRDAYERANARPRKKLTLVHKNNVLVYAGHMWKNIFDKVGTEYPEVTTDYLHVDAATIFFVTQPERFDVIVTDNLFGDILTDLAAAVTGGIGLAASGNINPTGAFPSMFEPVHGSAPDIAGTGKADPTATILSVALLLRHLGFEAEAVRIEEAVSADLAGRDGSTVRTTDEIGDALAVRVAS, encoded by the coding sequence ATGTCTCGCAGCATCAATCTCGCAGTGATCCCCGGTGACGGCATCGGCCAGGAGGTCGTGGCCCAGGGCCTGAAGGTCCTCAGAGCCGTCCTCCCACAGGATGTGAAGCTGGAGACCAAGGAGTACGACCTCGGCGCCCGGCGCTGGCACCGCACCGGAGAGACCCTCCCCGACGCGGAGCTCGACTCTCTCAAGAACCACGACGCCATCCTGCTCGGCGCGATCGGCGACCCGTCCGTGCCGTCCGGTGTGCTGGAACGCGGGCTGCTGCTCAAGCTCCGCTTCGCCTTCGACCACTACGTCAACCTGCGTCCGTCGAAGCTGTTCCCCAACACCGCGACCCCGCTGGCCGGCCGTCCCGACATCGACTTCGTCGTCGTCCGCGAGGGCACCGAGGGCCCGTACACCGGCAACGGCGGTTCGCTCCGAACCGGTACCGAGCACGAAGTCGCCACCGAGGTCAGCCTGAACACGGCGTTCGGTGTCGAGCGCGTCGTCCGTGACGCGTACGAGCGGGCGAACGCCCGCCCCCGCAAGAAGCTGACGCTGGTCCACAAGAACAACGTCCTCGTGTACGCCGGCCACATGTGGAAGAACATCTTCGACAAGGTCGGCACGGAATACCCCGAGGTCACCACCGACTATCTGCACGTCGACGCGGCGACGATCTTCTTCGTCACCCAGCCGGAGCGCTTCGACGTCATCGTCACCGACAACCTCTTCGGTGACATCCTCACCGACCTCGCCGCTGCCGTGACCGGCGGTATCGGCCTGGCCGCGTCCGGCAACATCAACCCGACGGGAGCCTTCCCGTCGATGTTCGAGCCCGTCCACGGCTCGGCGCCCGACATCGCGGGCACCGGCAAGGCCGACCCGACGGCCACGATCCTGTCCGTCGCCCTCCTGCTGCGCCACCTCGGCTTCGAGGCCGAGGCCGTGCGTATCGAGGAGGCCGTCTCCGCGGACCTTGCGGGCCGCGACGGCAGCACGGTCCGTACGACGGACGAGATCGGCGACGCGCTCGCGGTACGAGTAGCGAGCTGA
- a CDS encoding GNAT family N-acetyltransferase yields MSRTLRTAHTFELGPAELLEIRALLTDAFAGTFGDEDWDHSLGGIHALVHEDGELVAHGSVIQRRVIHRGRSLRIGYIEAVAVRADRRRRGLGGLVVETLERVIDGAYALGALSASDDGAGLYRARGWQLWPGRIEALGPGGAVRLPDEEDSTYVRPAAARPLPDPSAALLFDWRDGDVL; encoded by the coding sequence ATGAGTCGGACGCTGCGCACCGCCCACACCTTCGAACTCGGCCCCGCCGAACTGCTGGAGATCCGCGCCCTGTTGACGGACGCCTTTGCCGGCACCTTCGGCGACGAGGACTGGGACCACAGCCTGGGCGGGATCCATGCGCTGGTGCACGAGGACGGGGAACTCGTCGCGCACGGCAGCGTGATCCAGCGCCGGGTGATCCATCGTGGCCGCTCACTGCGAATCGGCTACATCGAGGCCGTGGCCGTGCGCGCCGACCGGCGGCGGCGCGGGCTCGGCGGCCTGGTGGTGGAAACGCTGGAGCGGGTCATCGACGGGGCCTACGCATTGGGCGCTCTCTCCGCCTCCGACGACGGGGCCGGGCTGTACCGGGCGCGCGGCTGGCAGCTGTGGCCGGGCCGGATCGAGGCGCTCGGCCCGGGCGGAGCGGTGCGTCTCCCGGACGAGGAGGACTCCACCTATGTGCGGCCCGCCGCCGCCCGTCCGCTGCCCGACCCGTCCGCCGCGCTGCTCTTCGACTGGCGCGACGGCGACGTCCTCTAG
- a CDS encoding SRPBCC family protein, with the protein MSRDRIEREITIAAPVERVWAVLTEPEHVGSWFGQGRPTPVDLRPGGTMQLDHGEYGQFPTTIVKVDPPHHFSYRWASAFPGEQAVEGNSTLVEFTLTPDGDGTRLRVVETGFAALSIPEDKAATAGYDSHSTGWTEVVGNLQKYAEQLAA; encoded by the coding sequence ATGAGCAGGGACCGCATCGAACGAGAGATCACCATCGCCGCACCGGTGGAGCGCGTGTGGGCGGTACTCACCGAGCCCGAGCATGTCGGCTCGTGGTTCGGCCAGGGCAGGCCGACCCCGGTCGACCTGCGCCCCGGCGGGACCATGCAGCTCGACCACGGCGAGTACGGCCAGTTCCCGACCACGATCGTGAAGGTCGACCCGCCGCACCACTTCTCGTACCGCTGGGCGAGCGCCTTCCCGGGGGAGCAGGCCGTCGAGGGCAACTCCACGCTGGTGGAGTTCACCCTCACCCCGGACGGCGACGGCACCCGTCTGCGCGTGGTGGAGACCGGCTTCGCCGCCCTCTCCATCCCCGAGGACAAGGCCGCGACCGCCGGATACGACAGCCACTCGACAGGCTGGACCGAGGTGGTCGGCAACCTCCAGAAGTACGCGGAGCAGCTCGCCGCATGA
- a CDS encoding helix-turn-helix transcriptional regulator, whose amino-acid sequence MTTESSQDAVTEVLSALADPTRRRILDALATHGEATATVLATELPVSRQAVVKHLAVLARAGLVAGHREGREARYTVLPARLGVTARWMDRVASEWDARLSAIKHIAEAATKAETED is encoded by the coding sequence ATGACGACGGAATCGAGCCAGGACGCCGTGACGGAGGTCCTGTCGGCCCTGGCCGACCCGACCCGCCGCCGGATACTCGACGCCCTCGCCACGCACGGCGAGGCTACCGCCACGGTCCTGGCGACGGAGCTGCCGGTCAGCCGGCAGGCCGTCGTCAAGCATCTCGCGGTCCTCGCCCGGGCCGGCCTGGTGGCCGGACACCGGGAGGGCCGTGAGGCGCGCTACACGGTGCTGCCTGCGCGGCTGGGTGTCACGGCGCGGTGGATGGACCGTGTGGCATCCGAGTGGGACGCCCGGCTGTCGGCGATCAAGCACATCGCCGAGGCGGCGACCAAGGCGGAGACCGAGGACTGA
- the pruA gene encoding L-glutamate gamma-semialdehyde dehydrogenase: MDAVTQVPAPVNEPVHGYAPGSPERARLEAKLKELSENPIELPMTIGGVRRMGGGERVDVVQPHNHKAVIGTFAGATQQDAQDAIDAALAAAPAWRAMSFDDRAAIILRAAELLAGPWRETLAASTMLGQSKTAQQAEIDTPCELVDFWRFNVKYARDLLAEQPPTNSPGVWNRLDHRPLEGFVYAITPFNFTAIAGNLPTAPALMGNVVVWKPSPTQTHAAVLLMQLLEEAGLPKGVINLVTGDGIAVSEVALNHPDLAGIHFTGSTRTFQHLWKTVGSNIEKYRSYPRIVGETGGKDFVVAHPSADRAALKTALTRGSFEYQGQKCSASSRAYIPASIWNSGFREEFAAEVDGITMGDVTDLSNFIGAVIDERAFAKNKAAIDRAKADPSCTIVAGGTYDDSVGYFVRPTVVECSDPANEVFTTEYFGPFLAVHVYEDDQYDAMLEQMESVSAYALTGAVIANDRAAAAHTMEKLRYAAGNFYINDKSTGAVVGQQPFGGGRASGTNDKAGAPQNLMRWTLTRAIKETLVPPTDYSYPHMG, translated from the coding sequence ATGGACGCTGTGACCCAGGTCCCCGCCCCGGTCAACGAGCCGGTGCACGGCTACGCCCCCGGTTCCCCCGAGCGCGCCCGTCTGGAGGCCAAGCTCAAGGAGCTGTCCGAGAACCCGATCGAGCTGCCGATGACGATCGGCGGCGTCAGGCGGATGGGCGGCGGTGAGCGCGTCGACGTCGTACAGCCCCACAACCACAAGGCAGTCATCGGCACCTTCGCCGGGGCCACCCAGCAGGACGCGCAGGACGCGATCGACGCCGCGCTCGCCGCCGCCCCGGCCTGGCGCGCGATGTCCTTCGACGACCGCGCCGCGATCATCCTGCGGGCGGCCGAGCTGCTGGCCGGTCCGTGGCGCGAGACGCTCGCCGCCTCCACCATGCTGGGCCAGTCCAAGACGGCGCAGCAGGCCGAGATCGACACCCCGTGTGAGCTCGTCGACTTCTGGCGCTTCAACGTCAAGTACGCCCGCGACCTGCTCGCCGAGCAGCCGCCGACCAACTCGCCGGGTGTGTGGAACCGTCTGGACCACCGCCCGCTCGAAGGCTTCGTCTACGCGATCACACCCTTCAACTTCACGGCCATCGCGGGCAACCTGCCCACCGCGCCCGCCCTGATGGGAAATGTCGTGGTGTGGAAGCCGTCCCCGACGCAGACGCACGCCGCCGTGCTGCTGATGCAGCTCCTGGAGGAGGCCGGCCTGCCCAAGGGCGTCATCAACCTGGTGACCGGTGACGGCATCGCCGTCTCCGAGGTGGCGCTGAACCACCCCGACCTCGCCGGTATCCACTTCACCGGCTCGACCAGGACCTTCCAGCACCTGTGGAAGACGGTCGGCAGCAACATCGAGAAGTACCGCTCCTACCCGCGCATCGTCGGTGAGACGGGCGGCAAGGACTTCGTCGTCGCCCACCCGAGCGCCGACCGTGCCGCGCTGAAGACCGCGCTGACCCGTGGCTCCTTCGAGTACCAGGGCCAGAAGTGCTCGGCGTCCTCGCGTGCCTACATCCCCGCCTCGATCTGGAACTCCGGCTTCAGGGAGGAGTTCGCGGCCGAGGTCGACGGCATCACGATGGGTGATGTCACGGACCTGTCGAACTTCATCGGCGCCGTGATCGACGAGCGGGCCTTCGCCAAGAACAAGGCCGCGATCGACCGCGCGAAGGCGGACCCGAGCTGCACGATCGTCGCGGGCGGGACCTATGACGACTCGGTCGGCTACTTCGTCCGCCCGACGGTCGTGGAGTGCTCGGACCCGGCCAACGAGGTCTTCACGACCGAGTACTTCGGCCCCTTCCTCGCGGTCCACGTCTACGAGGACGACCAGTACGACGCGATGCTGGAGCAGATGGAATCGGTGTCGGCGTACGCCCTGACCGGCGCGGTCATCGCGAACGACCGTGCGGCGGCGGCCCACACGATGGAGAAGCTGCGGTACGCGGCGGGCAACTTCTACATCAACGACAAGTCCACCGGTGCGGTGGTCGGCCAGCAGCCCTTCGGTGGCGGCCGCGCGTCCGGCACGAACGACAAGGCGGGCGCCCCGCAGAACCTGATGCGCTGGACGCTGACCCGCGCGATCAAGGAGACGCTGGTCCCGCCGACGGACTACTCCTACCCGCACATGGGCTGA
- a CDS encoding proline dehydrogenase family protein, which yields MLGPVILAASRSDKMRRFVSAAPGTRQVVSRFIAGETVEQVIPIVKETVAKGLEVTLDVVGEDITTRDQAYAARDAYMELIEHLEDLGLGTKAEMSVKLSMFGQSLEGGHELALANIRPVVEAADSIGTTVTLDAEDHTTLDSMFAIHEELRKDYPQTGCVIQAYLFRTEDDARRLAEAGSRVRLVKGAYKEPATVAYQSKAEIDTAYVRILKTLMEGEGYPMIGSHDPRLIAVTQELARRAGRKLDEYEFQMLYGIRSDEHVRLAAEGHRMRVYTAYGTDWYGYFMRRLAEKPANLLFFVRSMITKG from the coding sequence GTGCTGGGTCCCGTGATCCTCGCCGCGTCCCGCAGCGACAAGATGCGTCGTTTCGTCTCGGCCGCCCCGGGGACCAGGCAGGTCGTCTCCCGGTTCATCGCCGGTGAAACGGTCGAGCAGGTCATTCCGATCGTCAAGGAGACGGTCGCCAAGGGCCTCGAAGTCACCCTCGACGTAGTGGGCGAGGACATCACCACCCGCGATCAGGCCTACGCCGCGCGCGACGCCTACATGGAACTGATCGAGCACCTCGAAGACCTCGGCCTGGGCACGAAGGCCGAGATGTCGGTCAAGCTGTCGATGTTCGGCCAGTCCCTCGAGGGCGGCCACGAGCTGGCACTCGCCAATATCCGCCCCGTCGTCGAGGCCGCCGACTCCATCGGCACCACGGTCACCCTGGACGCGGAGGACCACACCACCCTCGACTCGATGTTCGCGATCCACGAGGAGCTGCGGAAGGACTATCCGCAGACCGGCTGTGTGATCCAGGCGTATCTGTTCCGCACCGAGGACGACGCCCGCCGCCTCGCCGAGGCCGGCAGCCGCGTCCGACTCGTGAAGGGCGCGTACAAGGAGCCCGCGACCGTCGCGTACCAGAGCAAGGCCGAGATCGACACGGCGTACGTCCGCATCCTCAAGACCCTCATGGAGGGCGAGGGTTACCCGATGATCGGGTCCCACGACCCGCGCCTCATCGCCGTCACCCAGGAGCTCGCCCGCCGCGCCGGGCGCAAACTGGACGAGTACGAATTCCAGATGCTGTACGGCATCCGCAGTGACGAGCACGTCCGGCTCGCGGCGGAGGGCCACCGGATGCGCGTCTACACGGCGTACGGAACCGACTGGTACGGCTACTTCATGCGCCGTCTCGCCGAGAAGCCGGCCAACCTGCTCTTCTTCGTCCGGTCGATGATCACCAAGGGCTGA
- a CDS encoding CdaR family transcriptional regulator: MKGDYQDLVDEISALLAVPATLENRDFGLIAFGAHDSDDDTAMDPVRTRSILTRKSTPAVRAWFEGFGIARATGPVRIPAAPDAGVNRERICLPVRHRGIVLGYVWLLDATPGPTETQLAAAMEVTARIGTLLADEERAGADLSRELRAVLTAERGWQYDMAVAALRTALGDGGTEGLHTVVCVSPWAAADAPSSRSLPGTAALCTVRRGTASAGAGGEGDGAASGTGAEGSAGGDPMDAADGDEAAESSALAVLVRLRSADALSPVRTSADRLRADAGAAGATAGFATPRRGLADLNTAWLEATSAARAARAQPGLGPVAQWSEIGPYRMLTALPADRAQDPAVRELLDRSHAELARTAEVFLDRSGQAGRTAAALGIHRQTLYYRLSRVEQLTGLDLAEGEDRLLLHMALKAARL, from the coding sequence GTGAAAGGCGATTACCAGGACCTGGTCGACGAGATCTCGGCGCTGCTGGCCGTCCCCGCGACGCTGGAGAACCGCGACTTCGGGCTGATCGCCTTCGGCGCGCACGACAGCGACGACGACACCGCGATGGACCCCGTCAGGACCCGCTCGATCCTGACTCGCAAGTCCACACCGGCGGTCCGCGCCTGGTTCGAGGGCTTCGGCATCGCCCGCGCGACCGGCCCGGTCCGCATTCCGGCTGCCCCGGACGCGGGGGTCAACCGGGAGCGGATCTGTCTTCCCGTACGCCACCGGGGCATCGTGCTCGGTTACGTATGGCTGCTCGACGCGACACCCGGCCCCACCGAGACGCAGCTGGCCGCCGCGATGGAGGTCACGGCGCGGATCGGCACACTGCTCGCGGACGAGGAGCGGGCGGGGGCCGATCTGTCGCGGGAGCTGCGCGCGGTCCTGACGGCGGAGCGCGGCTGGCAGTACGACATGGCCGTGGCCGCGCTGCGCACCGCCCTGGGGGACGGGGGCACGGAGGGGCTGCACACGGTGGTGTGCGTGAGTCCGTGGGCGGCGGCCGACGCCCCGTCGTCCAGGTCACTGCCGGGGACGGCGGCGCTGTGCACGGTGCGCAGGGGTACCGCCTCGGCGGGCGCGGGCGGCGAGGGTGACGGCGCGGCTTCGGGTACGGGGGCGGAAGGTTCTGCGGGTGGGGACCCCATGGACGCGGCCGACGGGGACGAGGCCGCGGAATCGTCCGCGCTCGCCGTGCTCGTACGCCTGCGGTCGGCCGACGCGCTCTCCCCCGTCCGCACCTCGGCGGACCGACTCCGCGCCGACGCGGGCGCGGCCGGGGCGACCGCCGGGTTCGCGACCCCGCGACGTGGGCTCGCCGACCTCAACACCGCCTGGCTGGAAGCGACTTCAGCGGCCCGCGCCGCACGGGCGCAGCCCGGACTCGGACCGGTCGCGCAGTGGTCGGAGATCGGCCCGTACCGCATGCTGACCGCGCTCCCCGCGGACCGTGCGCAGGACCCCGCCGTACGCGAACTGCTCGACCGGTCCCACGCCGAACTGGCCCGCACTGCCGAGGTGTTCCTGGACCGCTCGGGCCAGGCGGGCCGCACGGCGGCCGCACTGGGCATCCACCGGCAGACGCTCTACTACAGGCTCTCGCGTGTCGAGCAGCTCACCGGCCTGGACCTGGCGGAGGGCGAGGACCGGCTGCTGCTGCACATGGCGCTCAAAGCGGCGCGCCTATGA
- a CDS encoding TetR/AcrR family transcriptional regulator → MGHREDLLEGAKRCLLEKGFVRTTARDIVKESGTNLASIGYHYGSKDQLLAQAYIALVEGVSDDFDATEQATTETPPGSLERFQEVWSNVIGTMQGPESMWRLSMEIVVMGDQLPEVRDHLALAQREGGRGIIPMLMGGEESDVSDEDVDTLGKFYMTLMTGLIAQWVFDPQTATRADELTEGLRRVMQAAARSS, encoded by the coding sequence ATGGGACATCGTGAGGATCTGCTCGAAGGCGCGAAGCGCTGCCTGCTGGAGAAGGGGTTCGTGCGCACCACGGCGCGCGACATCGTGAAGGAGTCGGGGACGAACCTGGCGTCGATCGGATACCACTACGGTTCGAAGGACCAGCTGCTCGCGCAGGCGTACATCGCTCTGGTCGAGGGGGTCTCCGACGACTTCGACGCCACCGAGCAGGCGACGACCGAGACACCGCCGGGTTCGCTGGAGCGGTTCCAGGAGGTCTGGTCGAACGTCATCGGCACCATGCAGGGGCCCGAGTCGATGTGGCGGCTCAGTATGGAGATCGTGGTCATGGGTGATCAACTGCCAGAAGTACGCGACCACTTGGCGCTGGCCCAGCGCGAGGGCGGGCGCGGCATCATCCCGATGCTCATGGGTGGCGAGGAGTCCGACGTCAGTGACGAGGACGTCGACACGCTGGGCAAGTTCTACATGACGCTCATGACGGGCCTCATCGCCCAGTGGGTGTTCGACCCCCAGACGGCCACGCGGGCGGACGAACTGACGGAAGGGCTGCGACGCGTCATGCAGGCCGCCGCCCGGTCGTCATAG
- a CDS encoding MFS transporter, which translates to MTNSTALRAGRREWTAFVVLLLPLLLVSMDVSVLYFAIPAISRELDPSSTQQLWIFDIYAFALAGLLITMGSLGDRIGRRRLLLIGATAFGIASVGAAYAQSAEMLIGARALLGIGGATLMPSTMALVRNMFTDDKQRSQAIGIWSGAMAAGIALGSVMSGVMLNHFWWGSVFLINVPAMLLLLILVPVLVPEFKDPAPGRFDLVSVPLSMGAVLPVVYGLKEMAAEGFSLAMALCIAAGLAVGALFVRRQRSRTDAMISRELFRGRVFGSGIALNTIAAFAMLGSAYFTTQYLQSVLGMGTMEAALWSLAPSLAVGAAAPTATAVGQKTDRAYVIAAGFLIAAVGFALLTLTGTDSLRMLLAGAAVIGCGIVTVMALISDLALASAPAEKAGSAASLLETGQEFGGALGMAVLGSIGTAVYRADLTDSVPRGVPAEAVGTVRETLGGAAAVAGQLPDRLGDSVLGAAREAFTHGMQLAAADAGVLLLAAAVLAAALLRQAPAAEGAPDAELVDAH; encoded by the coding sequence ATGACGAACTCCACCGCACTTCGCGCCGGACGCCGGGAATGGACCGCCTTCGTGGTGCTCCTGCTGCCGCTCCTCCTGGTCTCGATGGACGTCTCGGTCCTCTACTTCGCCATCCCGGCGATCAGCCGCGAACTGGATCCCAGCAGCACGCAGCAGCTGTGGATCTTCGACATCTACGCCTTCGCCCTCGCCGGGCTCCTGATCACCATGGGCTCGCTCGGCGACCGCATCGGCCGCCGCAGGCTCCTGCTGATCGGGGCCACGGCCTTCGGGATCGCCTCGGTCGGCGCGGCGTACGCGCAGAGCGCCGAAATGCTCATCGGCGCACGGGCGTTGCTCGGCATCGGCGGGGCCACGCTGATGCCCTCGACCATGGCCCTGGTCCGCAATATGTTCACGGACGACAAGCAGCGCAGTCAGGCCATAGGCATCTGGTCGGGCGCCATGGCCGCTGGTATCGCCCTCGGTTCGGTCATGAGCGGCGTCATGCTCAACCACTTCTGGTGGGGCTCGGTCTTCCTGATCAATGTGCCGGCGATGCTGCTTCTGCTGATCCTGGTGCCGGTCCTGGTACCGGAGTTCAAGGACCCCGCCCCCGGCCGTTTCGACCTGGTGAGCGTGCCGCTGTCGATGGGCGCCGTCCTGCCCGTGGTGTACGGCCTCAAAGAGATGGCGGCCGAAGGCTTCAGCCTCGCGATGGCCCTGTGCATCGCGGCCGGTCTGGCCGTCGGCGCGCTCTTCGTACGCCGCCAGCGGAGCCGCACCGACGCGATGATCAGCCGTGAGCTGTTCCGAGGACGCGTCTTCGGCTCAGGGATCGCGCTCAACACCATCGCCGCCTTCGCGATGTTGGGCTCGGCCTACTTCACCACCCAGTACCTGCAGTCCGTGCTCGGTATGGGCACCATGGAGGCCGCGCTGTGGAGCCTGGCCCCGTCCCTGGCGGTCGGCGCCGCGGCTCCGACAGCCACGGCGGTCGGCCAGAAGACCGACCGGGCGTATGTCATCGCCGCGGGATTCCTCATCGCCGCTGTCGGGTTCGCCCTGCTCACCCTCACCGGCACGGACTCGCTCCGGATGCTGCTGGCCGGGGCGGCCGTCATCGGCTGCGGCATCGTCACCGTCATGGCGCTGATCTCGGACCTGGCGCTGGCCTCGGCCCCGGCGGAGAAGGCCGGATCGGCCGCATCCCTGCTGGAGACCGGCCAGGAGTTCGGCGGAGCGCTGGGCATGGCCGTACTCGGCTCCATCGGTACGGCGGTCTACCGCGCGGATCTCACGGACTCCGTGCCCCGGGGTGTGCCGGCCGAGGCGGTGGGCACGGTCCGCGAGACGCTGGGCGGCGCGGCGGCGGTCGCCGGGCAGCTGCCGGACAGGCTCGGCGATTCGGTACTGGGTGCCGCCCGGGAAGCTTTCACGCACGGCATGCAGCTGGCGGCAGCCGACGCGGGGGTGCTGCTGCTCGCGGCGGCGGTACTGGCGGCGGCGCTGCTGCGGCAGGCACCGGCCGCGGAGGGGGCACCGGACGCCGAACTGGTCGACGCGCACTGA